GTCATCCAAGCGCATTCCATGCTACTGAGCTGTGCAGTTTACCCAGTAAATTAACCAACCACACACAATCTAGGCAAAAGATCGGTAGAAGAACAGCTGCCGCATAAACCGTGAACCACACAGTTGCTGCATTGCCATTTAGTTACCAAATGGCGGAGCAGAGTAGATCTATAGCAGCAACAGTCTGGATTCTGAAATTCTCTAGCCACTTCACTGAATCCACGGCTGCTAATCTTATTAACCGTTACTACCATATGAATTCGCTTGCCCTAACAAAGCAAGGGGTCGTGGTGGTTTGTTCAGTACCTTTCTTGCGGATGCAGGGTCGCCGGAGCATGTCGTCGTAGGGCTCCTCCCACCGCTGCCTGCCAGCATCCATGGATTCTCAGATCAGAAACAAATGACAATACAATCCAAAGGTTCCTGACAGAGGGTTGAAGGGCACGCACAGAAGTTGAGGGTCGCGCACGAGCGACCGAGGAGACGTAGCCGAGGAGGGGAGGAGGATCTGCGGCCTCGGGGCACTCTGCCGGGGCGCCATAAGGGAGGGGGGACTCCGTGCCGTCACGCGCCCAGCCGTCCACGGCGCCGTCGTCCTGGGCCTGGTGCGAGGGGACGGGCGGCGCGTCCTGCTCCATCCGCGCGAGCTGAGGCGAGCAAGAACTGGGCGAGGCGGCGGAGATGCTCCATCTCCGTGGCGTCTAGGGTTTCGCGTTGTCAATATGGAGTCTCCCCTCGGTGGACTGGCCGCGCGTGCGTGAGTGCGGGGAGGGACGGCGTACTGGCCGGCGGCCGACGGCGGAAGCGACAGGGTGCGAGAGAGGGAAAGATTGGGAGAGACGGGGAtgagggggcgacggcggcggcggattggAAGACGGACGTGGGCTACTGGGCCGGGGTTCTTTTTTCTCTTTCGTGTTGAAGATTGAAGAACAACTTTGGAAGGTGAGGCCGCGCACCAACGGTCAGAAAAGGAGGCGGGGACGTCCTGCATGACGCATTGTGCGTCGTATAGCTCAGAACGCACAGCCGGGcagcaactgggccggcccattggcaGCCAAGCCGACTAATACCACGCTGCATCGTTCGCGCGAGCGTTATTTATCGCATTAAGCAATCGCACAAAGGTTGTAGAGTAGTTGGGCCGGCCCACTTTCATGCAGGGAATGAATGAAAAAGAGAATGGGAAATTGGGAGAAGCAGGGATCAGTCTCCGGTCTCCCGGAAGAGAGCTCACAATGCTAGCCACTGCACCAGTGTCTTTGCACAAAATATGTTGTTGGCACATTTTGTACTTGAGGCGAACGAAGCCGGGTTTTTCCATTGTTTGTCATtggttatttttctgttttttcttttgttttctgataGGGTTTTCTTCATTTTTATATGGtttctttttttcttcattttttgtttggttttctttgtttcttctccATGTTTTTGTTCTTTTGgttttttcttatgtttgttttcgttttcactctaTATTTTTGTATATGCTAAAAACATTGTttaataagtggtcaaattttttACACACATTTAACATTGTTTGAACGCTTTTTcagcatttttcaaatacttttccACATCTTTTAATACTTAttgaacattttcaaatacttgttcaatattttccatatactcgttcaacatttattaatagttattcaacatttttcaaatactttttcaacattttttaatattatttcaacatttttcaaatactcattcaatatttttaatatttattcaacactttcaaatactcgttcaatatttttcatatactcattcaacattttttaataattagtcaacatttttcaaatacttgttcaacattttaatacttattcaacatttttcaaatacttgttcaacattttttaatacttatttcaacatttttcaaatactttttcaacatttttaagatacttgttcaacattttcaaataagtgttcaacatttttaaatacttattcaacatttttcaaatatttgttcaacatttgtcaaattcttgttcaacatttttcttaatacttgttcaacattttttagatACTTGTTCAACAGATTTCCAAATGTGTTTTAAAGAGTGTTTTTTGTATAATCCATATCTCTACTCCTAAGGGGAGAGTTGGTAGCCTCACTTCGGTTAATTCTTTCCCACCTTTTTTTATCCCGCAAACATATTTAAACCGGATTTTACCCATGATCTATTTAAAGCGATTTTATGTGCCAATAAGATCAATTTTTGGTATATTTGAAAACTTTATATGGAAAGGAATGAATCATGATCAATTTTTGAACACCAAATTTAATAAATCAAGCATAAATCATTACTATTATATGAGAATTGGTTGTTCTATTCCTCTCTCGATTAAAAAAATAGTACACCGCCAACTCCTCCCTCGACCTTTTTCCTAGGTTGTGGTTGTGGGatggcgctgccgccgccgcagaacAGGGTTCCCTGCCTCCGCCGTCGAACGTCTTGCCCCTTCTCGTTCTAGGTGTTCCACACGCCGCGTCGCACCTCCTCCCCGCCAGAGAACAAGCAGTAGGAGCAGAGAGGAATCGAAGGCAGAGGTCGCCGGAAGCACCTCACTGGGACAATCCCCATGGCGACCAGGCGCATAACCAGCACGCGGTTATCGCTCCACGGCCGGCCAACAGAGGTGAGCCGCCCGTCTGTCCATCAACGGAATCTCTCTTTTTTTCGCCGCGCTGCATGGGAAACGATCGCTCTAGGGACTCTCGATTTGGTCCCGGCCGTGGAAACGATCACTCAAGGAATCGAATAAGAACTGGGTCGGCGGCGAGCGAGGAAGATAGGTGTCCGCGTGTGTGAGGGTGGAGAGGGACGACGGACGAAGAATTCTAGAAACACTCATCAATTGGCCGACGGTGGAAGTGACGGGATGTGAGAGAGGGAAAAAGATTGAGAGAGACCGGGATGAGGCGGCGGAGGATTGGTTTTTCAGTTCCCCACTTGTGTTCGTGTTGGAGACGGAGACGGACGACTGCGTGGGCTACTGGGCTGGGTTTTCTTTTCCTCTTTCCTGTTGATGAAGAACAACTTTGGAAGGGGACGCCGCACCAACAGTTATACAGAAGAGGGGAATTATCTAGGGAGCTCCTACATGCCGCACTTTGCGGCAAAAGGACACCCCTTCGCATAGGGGACGAACCGATTGGGCCGGCCCATGGCAGACACCACCGGTACTGTAGCGCAACA
This window of the Triticum aestivum cultivar Chinese Spring chromosome 5D, IWGSC CS RefSeq v2.1, whole genome shotgun sequence genome carries:
- the LOC123122624 gene encoding uncharacterized protein gives rise to the protein MEQDAPPVPSHQAQDDGAVDGWARDGTESPLPYGAPAECPEAADPPPLLGYVSSVARARPSTSAAVGGALRRHAPATLHPQESHMDWGYVPRFGFKGAIFEHLYINYRGSQVDMDRTMIKCILVL